Part of the Henckelia pumila isolate YLH828 chromosome 2, ASM3356847v2, whole genome shotgun sequence genome is shown below.
CACTTTCCTTGGCCGCCCTTCTCAGTTTTTCTGTATTCAAATCATCGAAGCTGccaaaataaacaaaacacaatttgaatttcaaatcaCATTACGTCTTTTtttcccatatatatatatatatatatatgatgattCATGATCTAAACATATCTTGGAATTAAGGTCATAATTACTTACTATCCTTTGAAGAACAAATAAGGCACATAAAGATCCACCAAGCGCCTCACATATTTAATCTTTCGGCATAACTCCACGTACATGTTCTCGAAGTATCGGCAGCACGCAATGTTCAATATCTCTAATCCCTAAAAGACAACATGCAAAACTTTCAGGGGATCATATAAACATAGAcgaccaaaaaaacaatttttctcAATTGCATATTGCAACGATTAATGAACAAACATCATACGCGTGAAATATGATAGGACAAGAACTAATCCGAACCAAACCTTCAAAGGAAGCAAGTAATGAAGAGCCATGTATCTTTGGAAACTATCCATTGTATCAAACATAGTGACTTTGCCCACAATTATAGGCTTCCCATCCTTGCCTATCCATGGGTTCCGAGAGAAGTATAGGTGCCCATATTCTTGAAACCACTTCAGCTCCAAAGGGTTCGACACCGAGGATCCGACATGATATATGCTTTCACTTGGTTGATTTGCGTTGGCCACCATTGCTACGATCATTGCATTTATCACCATGTCCGCGGGTATCTGCGAAAATTAATTCTTTCGATCGATCAATAAATATAGATTCGATTAACACATATGGTTGCATAACTAAATTCGATCCGAAGTGAACTGAACTCACCACATCAACAACGCTTTTGGGGTCACCAGTGAAACATGTTAATTTTCCTCTACCATATCCAACGGCTATGCTATCTATTGTTCTGCAATATCATGATTTCATCAATAAAgaaatgaaaatatatatagattaattaaataacgAGATTTCAAGAAAATTAAATGGAGTTTTTATGATTGATTAGTTTACCGGACACCTTCAGCCCAACCAGGAAAGGGTTCTTTGTAAGTGCTTGTAATGATCGTGGGACGAATTATTACAAGTGGCACATTTTCTTTCCATTCTCCCAACACCATTTCTCCCATAGCTTTCGTGAACACGTAGGTATTTGGCCACCCGAATGTCCTTGCTCTGATAAATCCAATTTGTTAATTTCAGATTGAAGAAAATTACACGCATGACACAACATAATATATATTGACAAGGTGGAAATTAAATCATGAATATCTCTTCATTTGTCttggttattattattaattattattatttttttaaaaagatgttATTCGATCTCTGTCTTAAATTCTAGTGCTGTATATGGACCAGATCTAATATTTGCAAGTCTCTTTAACATAATATTCATAAGTTATTATAAGGGAAATTGTAATTTTTGTTATATAGACATTTGTGCCGCATTTGTGTCACGTCAGCGTAACGTAAGAGAATAGATTATAGTTGCTTAAAATGAAGCACGTGACTcgataactaatttttttttttttttttaaaaaaaaggtgcAATGACAatataaagaaataaatcatatataattcGAAAGTATACCTTTGGATCCCAAAATCTTTCATGGCAGATTTAATATCGTCTTGGGAATAGTTTCGAGCCTGTAGGTGTTTGAGCGTGTCCTCCATCAACTTCTTCTCAGAGTAAATGTCCAAACCTGGTGTCCCATTCAGTGTCTCTCCCATTTTGTAGGGGTTCTCCATTATTACTCCTCCCTTTTCACCACATACGTAAGCTGAAACAGGATTCCAAtcattcattattatttttgggGGCAAtccataatttatttattttttaatttgaggGAGAGTGTAAAATTAACTtgtaaatttccaaaattttagatataattttttttggatcGAAAACAAAAAAGTGACCCGGGTTTCATTTTAATGTTAAAACATCTGATTTAAAAGTCATTACTTAAGAATAAATCAAGTTATTAAACAGTTTGGAATCAAAAGATTCAAATTATTGAATGAAAACTATACAATAATTCTTGTTGAGAATtcataataatttaattttagaattcacaaacactacctaaatcatGGATTCTTGAATTTGAAACATCTTTAATTCTGTAGATGAGAACTTGCAGGTCTCAATAAACTGGCTCTGTTTGGTTGGGGGATTAGCCTAGGATTAGAGTGTTAGTAACATGTTTGACTcgttttttaaataaatgtgGATACCCGCGGGCCCGTGATTGGGCACTGTTCATTTAGGAAAAAGTTGGGTAATAAATCCCTTTCTCGAGAGGGTATTAATAGTCCAACTTT
Proteins encoded:
- the LOC140881461 gene encoding alcohol-forming fatty acyl-CoA reductase-like, translated to MELGSILQFLDNSCILVTGATGFLAKILIEKILRVQPNVKKLYVLLRAQDTNSAMLRFNHEIISKDLFRVLKANCGENFNSFLWQKVRVVAGDIACENLGVKDSNLLEEMWKDVDIVVNSAATTNFDEKYDDSFKINTLGAMHVLDFSKKCAKLKVLLHVSTAYVCGEKGGVIMENPYKMGETLNGTPGLDIYSEKKLMEDTLKHLQARNYSQDDIKSAMKDFGIQRARTFGWPNTYVFTKAMGEMVLGEWKENVPLVIIRPTIITSTYKEPFPGWAEGVRTIDSIAVGYGRGKLTCFTGDPKSVVDVIPADMVINAMIVAMVANANQPSESIYHVGSSVSNPLELKWFQEYGHLYFSRNPWIGKDGKPIIVGKVTMFDTMDSFQRYMALHYLLPLKGLEILNIACCRYFENMYVELCRKIKYVRRLVDLYVPYLFFKGYFDDLNTEKLRRAAKESGVEAEMFYFDPKDIKWDEYFTNTHLPGAVKYVFN